The Verrucomicrobium spinosum DSM 4136 = JCM 18804 genome includes a region encoding these proteins:
- a CDS encoding GNAT family N-acetyltransferase: MQSALSETEGPRLFAVRDPATGFALQKCSHLPFCSFDCGDADLNEWFRQDVVASTARLMTQTYALFHEGDTETLALVSVCNDAVRLEDLRDNISIPEGKRHDWPAVKIARLGVLRELQRNNLGSHAINLLKRMFITENRTGCRIMTVDAYNKRDVIKFYSRNGFELLVDRDQGNPTRAMWFDLFKVVEEMAIPQLA; this comes from the coding sequence ATGCAATCCGCCTTATCCGAGACCGAAGGGCCGCGGCTATTCGCCGTCAGAGATCCTGCGACCGGGTTTGCGCTGCAAAAGTGTAGTCATCTGCCCTTTTGCAGTTTCGATTGCGGTGATGCGGACCTTAACGAGTGGTTCCGCCAGGATGTGGTTGCGTCGACAGCTCGATTGATGACGCAAACGTATGCCCTTTTCCACGAAGGCGATACAGAAACGCTGGCGCTCGTCAGCGTGTGCAATGACGCCGTGCGCTTGGAGGATCTGCGAGACAACATAAGCATCCCCGAGGGGAAGCGTCATGACTGGCCAGCGGTGAAGATCGCTCGACTCGGAGTGTTGCGAGAGCTGCAACGGAACAACCTTGGCAGCCACGCAATAAACCTGCTGAAGCGCATGTTTATCACCGAAAATAGGACGGGATGCAGAATCATGACAGTCGACGCTTACAACAAGCGAGACGTGATCAAATTCTACAGCCGGAACGGGTTTGAGCTCCTGGTTGATCGAGACCAGGGCAATCCCACCCGAGCAATGTGGTTCGACCTTTTCAAGGTGGTCGAGGAGATGGCAATTCCCCAGTTGGCGTAG
- a CDS encoding HesB/IscA family protein yields the protein MTAPAPAPTYKIGNEKLIKILPNASDRLLGLLKKQGRAEHGALRIAVVGGGCSGLQYKMDLVDGPAHRDIMVISSDVRVVIDPKSALFVSGSELDYSDDLQSGGFKVKNPNAVVTCSCGESFAA from the coding sequence ATGACCGCGCCCGCCCCTGCCCCCACCTACAAGATTGGCAACGAAAAGCTGATCAAGATCCTGCCGAATGCTTCGGACAGGCTGCTGGGGCTGTTGAAGAAGCAGGGTCGCGCCGAGCACGGGGCGCTGCGCATCGCGGTGGTGGGCGGGGGCTGCTCGGGGTTGCAGTACAAGATGGACCTGGTGGATGGGCCAGCCCATCGGGACATCATGGTGATCTCCAGTGACGTGCGCGTGGTGATCGATCCCAAGAGCGCCTTGTTCGTCTCCGGCAGTGAGTTGGACTACAGCGATGACCTCCAGAGCGGTGGGTTCAAGGTGAAGAACCCGAACGCCGTGGTGACCTGCTCGTGCGGCGAGAGTTTTGCGGCGTAG
- a CDS encoding ATP-dependent helicase has product MSFAFDQLNLPQREAVKTIHGPVLILAGAGTGKTRTVTMRIAHMVDEGISPSNILSVTFTNKAANEMRERVKDMLGPAKGKDITLGTFHAFCMKLLRVHAEAIGYKTNFSIYSQSEQISLVKKILARLMTKEESLDANVALSRISKAKNYGISLGDAAQSLDAALLQLYTDELRALNAMDFDDLLLKAVELLEEHEDVRKQVQQKLRYAMVDEFQDTNTLQMRLLRALVAKPYNICVVGDDDQSIYGWRGADITNINEFESFFPGAKVIKLEENYRSTTPILHTANSLIKNNVGRRPKSLWSQNPGSQPVRLVLAEDDKEEAELICDEMLEANRKGDKFDDMAVLFRTNDQSRILESEFRKKKIPYRIVGARSFFDRREVKDILAYLHVMANPDDDVSLLRILNTPTRGIGTSTADLARDHSIAKKTSIYTALKDPAFQALLTQRMQMLVGNFIDFIDLFKAHAAQPMVELAPLAEKLIVEVGYRDYLAKLAKTPTDVENWEIGLKMLKQSLTWFDERDNKGSLQDFLDETSLNDDREEKDDITKKTGVCLITMHASKGLEFPIVWLPGLEEGILPHKRSIEEGTKDEERRLFYVGITRAMRRLTLSHCRYRMKWGQKQTCMPSSFLKELDKKHVEVFDHAAYMKEDLSAEDAADFFASLRRQMS; this is encoded by the coding sequence ATGTCCTTCGCCTTTGACCAGCTCAACCTGCCGCAACGTGAAGCCGTGAAGACGATTCACGGCCCGGTGCTGATCCTGGCGGGTGCGGGCACGGGCAAGACGCGTACGGTGACCATGCGCATCGCGCACATGGTGGATGAGGGCATTTCGCCATCGAACATCCTCTCCGTAACCTTCACGAACAAGGCGGCCAATGAAATGCGCGAGCGTGTGAAGGACATGCTCGGCCCGGCGAAGGGCAAGGACATCACGCTGGGCACGTTCCACGCGTTCTGCATGAAGCTGCTGCGCGTGCATGCGGAGGCGATTGGCTACAAGACGAACTTCAGCATCTACAGCCAGAGCGAGCAGATCAGTCTGGTGAAGAAGATCCTGGCGCGCCTCATGACGAAGGAGGAGTCCCTGGATGCGAACGTGGCGTTGAGCCGTATCAGCAAGGCCAAGAACTACGGCATCAGTCTGGGAGATGCGGCCCAGAGCCTGGATGCCGCGCTGCTACAGCTCTACACGGATGAGCTGCGCGCCTTGAACGCGATGGACTTTGACGACTTGCTGCTGAAGGCGGTGGAGCTGCTGGAGGAGCATGAGGACGTGCGCAAGCAAGTGCAGCAGAAGTTGCGCTATGCCATGGTGGATGAGTTCCAGGATACCAACACGCTGCAGATGCGTCTGCTGCGGGCCCTGGTGGCCAAGCCCTACAACATCTGCGTGGTGGGCGATGACGACCAGTCCATCTACGGATGGCGCGGGGCGGACATCACGAACATCAACGAGTTCGAGTCCTTCTTCCCCGGGGCGAAGGTCATCAAGCTGGAGGAGAACTACCGCAGTACCACCCCGATCCTGCACACGGCGAACAGCCTGATCAAGAACAACGTGGGCCGTCGTCCGAAGAGCCTGTGGAGCCAGAACCCTGGCTCGCAGCCGGTGCGTCTGGTCCTCGCGGAGGATGACAAGGAGGAGGCGGAGCTCATCTGCGATGAGATGCTGGAGGCGAATCGCAAGGGCGACAAGTTTGACGACATGGCGGTGCTCTTCCGCACCAATGACCAGAGCCGCATCCTGGAGAGTGAGTTCCGCAAGAAGAAGATCCCGTACCGCATTGTGGGCGCGCGCAGCTTCTTCGACCGTCGGGAGGTGAAGGACATCCTGGCGTATCTGCACGTGATGGCGAACCCGGATGACGACGTGAGCCTGCTGCGCATCCTGAATACGCCCACGCGTGGCATTGGCACCAGCACGGCGGATCTGGCGCGGGATCACTCGATCGCGAAGAAGACCAGCATCTACACCGCACTGAAGGATCCTGCTTTTCAGGCGCTCCTCACCCAACGCATGCAGATGCTGGTGGGTAATTTCATCGATTTCATCGATCTTTTCAAGGCGCATGCCGCCCAGCCGATGGTGGAGCTGGCCCCGCTGGCGGAGAAGCTCATCGTGGAGGTGGGGTATCGCGACTACCTGGCCAAGCTGGCGAAGACGCCCACCGATGTGGAGAACTGGGAGATCGGCCTGAAGATGCTCAAGCAGTCCCTCACGTGGTTCGATGAACGGGACAACAAAGGCAGCCTGCAGGACTTCCTGGATGAGACCAGCCTCAATGATGATCGTGAGGAAAAGGACGACATCACGAAGAAGACCGGCGTGTGCCTGATCACCATGCATGCGTCCAAGGGGCTGGAGTTCCCCATCGTGTGGCTGCCGGGTCTGGAGGAGGGCATTCTGCCGCACAAGCGCTCCATTGAAGAGGGCACCAAGGACGAGGAACGCCGCCTTTTCTACGTGGGCATCACCCGCGCCATGCGTCGCCTCACGCTCAGCCACTGCCGCTATCGCATGAAGTGGGGCCAGAAGCAGACGTGCATGCCCAGCAGTTTCCTCAAGGAGCTGGACAAGAAGCACGTGGAGGTCTTCGACCACGCGGCCTATATGAAGGAGGATCTGTCTGCGGAGGATGCGGCGGATTTCTTTGCATCGCTGCGGCGGCAGATGAGTTAG
- the purN gene encoding phosphoribosylglycinamide formyltransferase: MTDPLQDFEPETWLCTVDQVREFRAQLEALGQKLVFTNGCFDLLHAGHVRYLRQARALGDALVVALNSDASVRELKGPTRPVNTEEDRAEILMALECVNAVVKFEEPRVTKLIEAIAPHVYAKGGDYTVETLNPEEKAALDQVGAEIKILPLVPGRSTTATLKRVKAGEQGQAQGAQSPAAPAGKRAGGAATQDSGPLRIGILGSGHGSNFEAIHRAVAEGHLEADIRVVISDQADSRILRKAREAGLSTIHVDAGGAGWKLPASAQKEICDHLKRHDVQVVVLAGFMRVLKDPLLSEFADRIVNVHPSLLPKYKGKEAWVQALEEGELETGATVHLVNAEIDGGRILAQGKVPIHIGDTADAVLERIHTVEHEIYPKVLADWRKLGLPTG, translated from the coding sequence ATGACTGATCCCTTGCAAGACTTCGAACCCGAAACCTGGCTGTGCACTGTGGACCAGGTGCGGGAGTTCCGGGCTCAGCTTGAGGCACTTGGGCAGAAGCTGGTGTTCACGAACGGGTGCTTCGACCTGCTGCATGCGGGGCATGTGCGCTACCTGCGCCAGGCGCGGGCGCTGGGGGATGCCCTGGTGGTGGCGTTGAACTCGGACGCCTCCGTGCGGGAACTGAAGGGGCCGACCCGCCCGGTGAATACGGAGGAGGACCGCGCAGAGATCCTGATGGCGCTGGAGTGCGTGAACGCGGTGGTGAAGTTCGAAGAGCCGCGGGTGACGAAGCTGATCGAGGCCATTGCCCCGCATGTGTACGCCAAAGGGGGCGACTACACGGTGGAGACGCTGAATCCGGAGGAAAAGGCGGCGCTGGACCAGGTGGGGGCGGAGATCAAGATCCTGCCGCTGGTGCCGGGACGCTCCACTACGGCGACGCTGAAACGGGTGAAGGCCGGGGAGCAGGGGCAGGCTCAGGGGGCGCAGAGCCCAGCCGCGCCCGCGGGCAAGAGAGCTGGAGGGGCCGCCACCCAGGACTCCGGCCCATTGCGCATTGGCATCCTGGGTTCGGGCCACGGGAGCAATTTCGAGGCGATCCATCGCGCGGTGGCGGAGGGGCACCTGGAGGCGGACATCCGGGTGGTGATCTCTGACCAAGCGGACTCGCGCATTCTCCGCAAGGCGCGGGAGGCTGGGCTGAGCACGATCCATGTGGATGCCGGGGGCGCAGGCTGGAAGCTGCCAGCCAGTGCGCAGAAGGAGATTTGCGATCACCTGAAGCGCCATGACGTGCAGGTGGTGGTGCTGGCGGGCTTCATGCGGGTGTTGAAAGACCCGCTGCTCTCGGAGTTCGCAGACCGCATTGTCAATGTGCACCCCTCTCTCCTGCCCAAGTACAAGGGCAAGGAGGCCTGGGTGCAGGCGCTGGAGGAGGGGGAGCTGGAAACGGGGGCCACAGTGCACCTGGTGAACGCGGAGATCGATGGTGGCCGCATTCTCGCGCAAGGGAAGGTGCCCATTCACATCGGCGATACCGCAGACGCGGTGCTGGAGCGCATCCATACCGTGGAACATGAGATCTACCCGAAGGTGCTGGCGGACTGGCGCAAGCTCGGCCTGCCAACGGGGTGA